In a genomic window of Parafrankia discariae:
- a CDS encoding HAD-IIIA family hydrolase produces MTHQPEKPTPLLVLDLDGTVRHGRDELGRFVNGPDDVIVFPEAVEQMRQWKAHGGRIIGVSNQGGIALGFMTMQTCAKAMMRTHELCDGLFDKIAWCSHFPEATHPELARCWCRKPSPGLLIESAIELAARYGEYYPPHLGLFIGDRIEDQECARLAGFTFQWATDWRAQAEVMQP; encoded by the coding sequence ATGACCCACCAGCCCGAGAAGCCGACCCCACTGCTCGTCCTCGACCTCGACGGCACCGTCCGCCACGGCCGTGACGAACTCGGCCGGTTCGTCAACGGACCCGACGATGTGATCGTCTTCCCGGAGGCCGTCGAGCAGATGCGTCAGTGGAAAGCCCACGGCGGCCGGATCATCGGCGTGTCCAACCAGGGCGGCATCGCCCTCGGATTCATGACCATGCAGACCTGCGCCAAGGCCATGATGCGCACGCACGAGCTGTGCGACGGCCTCTTCGACAAGATCGCCTGGTGCTCGCACTTCCCCGAAGCCACACACCCGGAACTGGCCCGCTGCTGGTGCCGTAAACCCTCCCCGGGCCTGCTCATCGAGAGCGCGATCGAACTGGCCGCCCGGTACGGCGAGTACTACCCGCCCCACCTGGGCCTGTTCATCGGCGACCGGATCGAGGATCAGGAGTGTGCGCGGCTGGCCGGGTTCACCTTCCAGTGGGCCACAGACTGGCGCGCCCAGGCGGAGGTGATGCAACCGTGA
- a CDS encoding HNH endonuclease, with the protein MPWFRISDDFTDHPKVEAAGSEAVGLWVRLGAYAARQLTDGVIPGPVALRYGDQHLIDRLVAVRMLDVVEDGWVIHDYLGHNPSRAEILADRAVKKAAAVDPELRGIVKARDGNRCRYQGCGRLVSWADRRTVRGGVLDLVDPARPVGLDNLVVACRGCQKRHVGRAAEHAGMALGPIPQAPPPPGPGRPGRSRSHLEPVQNQSGSDPGSIQIPPGSCPDPIQTPYPVPSPPLRGGGDGTEGNTAAQVSSSEPAPHLAVVPVDPLASADGEDTRPAAAPAGAPPAGFTVAAYAAVDHARASLAAAATRAGFRLVSKSGKPIRHHPEPAAYRQHPLPLFAEPVPDLLGPPMAAPAAPLPSLAAETA; encoded by the coding sequence ATGCCCTGGTTCCGTATCAGCGACGACTTCACCGACCACCCCAAGGTTGAGGCCGCCGGCAGCGAGGCCGTGGGCCTGTGGGTCCGCCTCGGTGCGTATGCCGCCCGCCAGCTCACCGACGGTGTCATCCCCGGCCCGGTCGCGCTGCGGTACGGCGACCAGCACCTGATCGACCGGCTCGTCGCCGTGCGCATGCTCGACGTCGTCGAGGACGGGTGGGTGATCCACGACTACCTCGGCCACAACCCGTCCCGCGCGGAGATCCTCGCGGACCGCGCGGTGAAGAAGGCGGCCGCCGTCGACCCGGAGCTGCGCGGCATCGTGAAGGCGCGCGACGGGAACCGGTGCCGCTACCAGGGGTGCGGCCGGCTGGTGAGCTGGGCGGACCGGCGCACGGTCCGCGGTGGGGTCCTGGACCTCGTCGACCCGGCCCGGCCGGTGGGGCTGGACAACCTCGTCGTGGCCTGCCGCGGCTGCCAGAAACGGCACGTCGGCCGCGCGGCCGAGCACGCCGGGATGGCGCTCGGCCCGATCCCCCAGGCGCCGCCGCCCCCCGGGCCCGGCCGGCCGGGCCGATCCAGATCCCATCTGGAACCGGTCCAGAACCAATCCGGATCCGATCCAGGTTCTATCCAGATCCCACCTGGATCGTGTCCAGATCCGATCCAGACCCCATACCCAGTCCCATCACCACCCCTTCGGGGTGGTGGTGATGGGACTGAGGGGAACACCGCCGCGCAGGTGAGCTCGAGCGAGCCGGCGCCGCACCTCGCGGTAGTCCCGGTCGATCCCCTGGCCTCCGCTGACGGTGAGGACACACGCCCTGCGGCCGCACCCGCCGGCGCTCCGCCGGCGGGCTTCACCGTCGCGGCCTATGCCGCCGTCGATCACGCGCGCGCGTCGCTCGCCGCGGCCGCCACGCGCGCGGGGTTCCGCCTGGTCTCCAAGAGCGGTAAGCCGATCCGCCACCATCCCGAACCCGCCGCGTACCGCCAGCACCCGCTGCCGCTGTTCGCCGAGCCGGTCCCCGACCTGCTCGGCCCACCGATGGCCGCCCCCGCCGCACCTCTCCCGTCGCTCGCCGCCGAGACCGCCTGA
- a CDS encoding HNH endonuclease, with translation MARSRPPWLPVTVTAAPSARPTDEIPADTRRLVLARAGGRCESCAGDLDISRYSLHHRRPKGMGGSRATDLHSPTNLLVLCGRGADGCHGDVHGHPVAARDAGMLVRRAADPARVSVLIHGTRRVLLTAEGSYAEEAR, from the coding sequence TCCGCCGTGGCTCCCCGTCACAGTCACGGCCGCGCCCAGCGCCCGCCCGACCGACGAGATTCCCGCCGACACGCGCCGCCTGGTCCTCGCCCGGGCCGGTGGCCGGTGCGAGTCGTGCGCCGGTGACCTCGACATCTCCCGCTACTCCCTGCACCACCGCCGTCCCAAGGGCATGGGCGGCTCCCGCGCGACCGATCTGCACTCGCCCACGAACCTCCTTGTCCTGTGCGGCCGCGGCGCCGACGGGTGCCACGGCGACGTGCACGGCCACCCGGTCGCGGCCCGCGACGCCGGGATGCTCGTTCGTCGCGCCGCCGACCCTGCCCGGGTGTCGGTCCTGATCCACGGCACACGCCGGGTCCTGCTCACCGCTGAGGGCTCCTACGCCGAGGAGGCGCGATGA